One genomic segment of Streptomyces liangshanensis includes these proteins:
- a CDS encoding LacI family DNA-binding transcriptional regulator: MAETGDTPKEAPGQTGLPTDRPKGPATISDVAARAGVSKTTVSHVLSGRRPVSEATRRKVTRAVEEMGFQQNFFALGLSGRRSQTVALVVQDLTNPFYPALARGLQQAVGGRDYVVLLADVGAGTPSIETFLNEAVQRRVDGVVVAAVDVPDKLLEPLLASGARVVTVGSPRHGTSTDVVSSDDERIAADAVAHLYAQGHRNLGIISGPVRVAPGSARLDGYRQALRDHGLRPLRAAEAVGDWTRDSGAKAMQQLMDLERRPTAVFCANDLMAIGALDTARSLRLSVPSDVAVVGVDDIDAAGLVSPSLTTVRVPAQEIGRVAGELLLARIDTPSATPRRVLVQHHLVHRESA; this comes from the coding sequence ATGGCGGAGACGGGCGACACGCCCAAGGAGGCTCCCGGGCAAACCGGTTTGCCGACCGACCGGCCCAAGGGGCCCGCGACCATCTCCGACGTCGCCGCCCGGGCCGGGGTCAGCAAGACGACCGTCTCCCACGTCCTGTCCGGCCGGCGGCCCGTCTCCGAGGCCACCCGCCGCAAGGTGACGCGGGCCGTCGAGGAGATGGGGTTCCAGCAGAACTTCTTCGCCCTCGGCCTGTCCGGCCGCCGCAGCCAGACCGTCGCCCTGGTCGTCCAGGACCTGACCAACCCGTTCTACCCCGCCCTCGCGCGCGGCCTCCAGCAGGCGGTCGGCGGCCGTGACTACGTCGTCCTCCTCGCGGACGTCGGAGCGGGCACACCGTCGATCGAGACCTTCCTCAACGAGGCGGTCCAGCGGCGTGTCGACGGAGTGGTCGTCGCCGCCGTCGACGTACCGGACAAGCTGCTGGAGCCCCTGCTCGCCTCAGGGGCCCGGGTGGTGACCGTCGGCTCGCCCCGGCACGGGACCTCCACCGACGTGGTGTCCTCCGACGACGAGAGGATCGCCGCCGACGCCGTCGCCCACCTGTACGCCCAGGGCCACCGGAACCTGGGCATCATCTCGGGACCCGTCCGGGTCGCCCCCGGTTCCGCCCGCCTCGACGGCTACCGCCAGGCCCTGCGCGACCACGGCCTGCGGCCGCTGCGCGCGGCCGAGGCGGTGGGGGACTGGACGAGGGACTCCGGGGCCAAGGCCATGCAACAGCTGATGGACCTGGAGCGCCGCCCCACGGCGGTGTTCTGCGCCAACGACCTCATGGCGATCGGCGCCCTCGACACGGCCCGCTCGCTCCGCCTGTCGGTCCCCTCCGACGTCGCCGTCGTGGGCGTGGACGACATCGACGCGGCCGGTCTCGTCAGTCCCTCCCTGACGACGGTCCGCGTCCCGGCCCAGGAGATCGGCCGGGTGGCGGGGGAGCTGCTGCTCGCCCGCATAGACACACCGTCCGCGACGCCCCGCCGCGTCCTGGTCCAGCACCACCTTGTTCACCGTGAATCTGCCTGA
- a CDS encoding ADP-ribosylglycohydrolase family protein, which yields MHDVLDPRDLVPDEAEQLLSSGYAAEELLEAARRAAAADDLAELASIAAALTGLRRPDGWNYDEPSDAEEIWASLPPAPARRTLVAAELPGRLAGAWLGRCVGNTMGKPVEGLTRDEVGVYLRAVGQWPQTGFVPLLDELPAGVSHLHESAPFAAAGLFDAVPRDDDLDWTILGLHLLETYGRGLTTEDIGHEWLDRIPFTQTFTAERAAYRNLVHGMRTPETATYNNPYREWIGALIRTDIYGYVQPGDPRAAAGMALTDALLSHTANGIYGAMWSAALVAEALVATEPADALRAALTVVPPRSRLHESQAGVLRLYERGADAGTAQRWIDEELGHYNWVHTVNNAAIIAAALLWGEDDFVRTVGLAVAAGRDTDSTAATVGSVFGALHGPDAVPARLVEPTGGVVRSAVQGFDRITVTELAARTEAVRVALEQEVHA from the coding sequence GTGCACGACGTACTCGACCCACGCGACCTCGTCCCCGACGAAGCCGAACAGCTTCTGTCCTCGGGGTACGCGGCCGAGGAGCTGCTGGAAGCGGCCCGTCGCGCCGCCGCGGCCGACGACCTCGCGGAACTGGCCTCCATCGCGGCGGCGCTCACCGGACTGCGGCGCCCGGACGGCTGGAACTACGACGAACCCTCCGACGCGGAGGAGATATGGGCGTCCCTTCCCCCGGCGCCCGCCCGCCGCACCCTCGTCGCGGCGGAACTCCCCGGCCGGCTGGCGGGCGCCTGGCTGGGCCGCTGCGTGGGCAACACCATGGGCAAGCCCGTCGAGGGACTGACCCGTGACGAGGTCGGTGTGTACCTGCGGGCCGTGGGCCAGTGGCCGCAGACCGGCTTCGTCCCGCTGCTGGACGAGCTGCCCGCCGGGGTCAGCCACCTCCACGAATCGGCCCCCTTCGCCGCGGCCGGCCTCTTCGACGCCGTCCCCCGGGACGACGACCTGGACTGGACCATCCTCGGCCTGCACCTCCTGGAGACGTACGGGCGCGGCCTGACGACCGAGGACATCGGCCACGAGTGGCTCGACCGCATCCCCTTCACCCAGACCTTCACCGCCGAGCGGGCCGCCTACCGCAACCTCGTCCACGGCATGCGGACCCCGGAGACGGCCACGTACAACAACCCGTACCGTGAGTGGATCGGTGCGCTGATCCGTACCGACATCTACGGTTACGTCCAGCCCGGCGACCCGCGTGCCGCGGCGGGAATGGCGCTGACCGACGCGCTCCTGTCGCACACCGCCAACGGGATCTACGGCGCGATGTGGTCGGCGGCCCTGGTGGCCGAGGCCCTCGTCGCCACCGAGCCCGCCGACGCCCTGCGGGCCGCGCTCACCGTCGTCCCGCCGCGCTCCCGGCTCCACGAGAGCCAGGCCGGAGTGCTGCGCCTGTACGAGCGGGGCGCGGACGCCGGGACGGCGCAGCGGTGGATCGACGAGGAGCTGGGCCACTACAACTGGGTCCACACCGTCAACAACGCGGCCATCATCGCGGCCGCCCTGCTGTGGGGCGAGGACGACTTCGTCCGCACGGTGGGCCTCGCCGTCGCCGCGGGCCGTGACACCGACTCGACGGCGGCCACGGTCGGCAGTGTGTTCGGCGCCCTGCACGGTCCTGACGCCGTCCCCGCCCGGCTGGTGGAACCGACCGGCGGAGTGGTCCGCAGCGCCGTCCAGGGCTTCGACCGCATCACCGTCACCGAACTCGCCGCACGGACCGAAGCCGTCCGTGTCGCCCTCGAACAGGAAGTGCACGCATGA
- a CDS encoding nucleoside hydrolase — translation MTATRRIVIDTDPGLGEPGSDIDDGLAIALALRSPEVTVEALTVVNGNVDVDTGVDVARRLGERLGHPDLPVVRGADRPLLRDMAPVRALFDDVIEDHPVRTAAEDRLGPTTDVTAAEYLVELAAAFPGEISVLAIGPMTNLALALRLDPGFAKNVAEIVMMAGSATGYAQNITVVGDFNAYVDPEALAIVLAGGAKLRMVGIDQTSRVRLTRDDAAVLSRGDAFGRWAGECALAWIEFLSRAFPLREEHRDACFLHDPLVVAAFLDPSLCTWADAHVVTDTTSELARGLVVADRGLALAPPPGPPNASVAVDTDVPGFGRLFLDRLTGTSAGD, via the coding sequence ATGACCGCCACCCGCAGGATCGTCATCGACACCGACCCCGGTCTGGGCGAACCCGGATCCGACATCGACGACGGCCTCGCCATCGCGCTGGCCCTGCGCTCGCCCGAAGTGACCGTCGAGGCCCTGACCGTCGTCAACGGCAACGTCGACGTCGACACGGGCGTCGATGTCGCGCGGCGGCTCGGCGAGCGCCTCGGCCACCCGGACCTGCCGGTCGTGCGCGGCGCCGACCGCCCGCTGCTGCGTGACATGGCCCCCGTACGCGCGCTGTTCGACGACGTCATCGAGGACCACCCCGTCCGGACGGCGGCGGAGGACCGGCTCGGACCCACCACGGACGTCACGGCCGCCGAGTACCTCGTCGAGCTGGCGGCCGCGTTCCCCGGCGAGATCTCGGTGCTGGCCATCGGCCCCATGACCAACCTCGCGCTGGCGCTGCGCCTCGACCCCGGCTTCGCCAAGAACGTGGCGGAGATCGTCATGATGGCCGGCTCCGCCACCGGGTACGCGCAGAACATCACCGTCGTCGGCGACTTCAACGCCTACGTCGACCCCGAGGCCCTCGCGATCGTCCTCGCCGGCGGCGCGAAGCTGCGCATGGTGGGCATCGACCAGACCTCGCGGGTACGGCTCACCCGGGACGACGCCGCCGTCCTGTCCCGGGGCGACGCCTTCGGCCGCTGGGCCGGCGAATGCGCCCTGGCCTGGATCGAGTTCCTCTCCCGGGCCTTCCCGCTGCGCGAGGAGCACCGGGACGCGTGCTTCCTGCACGACCCGCTCGTCGTCGCGGCCTTCCTCGACCCGTCGCTGTGCACGTGGGCCGACGCCCACGTGGTCACCGACACCACCAGCGAGCTGGCCAGGGGTCTGGTCGTCGCCGACCGCGGCCTCGCCCTCGCCCCGCCCCCCGGACCCCCCAACGCATCGGTCGCCGTCGACACCGACGTGCCTGGCTTCGGCCGCCTCTTCCTCGATCGCCTCACCGGTACCTCTGCCGGCGATTGA
- a CDS encoding ABC transporter substrate-binding protein yields the protein MKLPVLPRPARAATKLAGGAIAVALLVTGCGSGSGSSGGSQQPAGLTSADALKDPTEPVTINYAGAAYSADDIKPVLEAFHKEHPNITVNYQAVPFDQFNSVLSTRLSRKDTTLDLYDVDMPRTDAYQARGWLTDLSKAFPDLAGKVDKTSLDAATSDGKLVAMPFQTSSQLLYYNKSLLKKAGIPFPSAKPADRPTWEAVTADAKKAQQAGAKYGLVFDQVNRYYQLQPLAESLGGGSGAGGDKNLTPELETAGWEKSMDWYSSLFKDKISPRGVPVAQTPDLFASGQVAFFPGGPWWGPKFAAESKLDFGVAAYPSFKGGKAVTPTGGWSLGLNPASKKAVASEIFMKFMGLDNGGFAQYMPSLAVPPSNTAGTASFYDEKIFKDPRMAGAVELTKYELAHTATLRARTTGYVEFEDTLSKTYEDISNGASVKSALSSATSTINQAWAKYR from the coding sequence ATGAAGCTCCCCGTTCTTCCCCGCCCCGCCCGGGCGGCGACCAAACTCGCCGGCGGCGCGATCGCCGTGGCTCTGCTCGTCACCGGCTGCGGCTCCGGATCCGGTTCGTCCGGCGGCTCGCAGCAGCCGGCCGGCCTCACCTCGGCCGACGCGCTGAAGGATCCGACCGAGCCGGTCACGATCAACTACGCGGGCGCCGCGTACTCGGCCGATGACATCAAGCCGGTGCTCGAAGCCTTCCACAAGGAACACCCGAACATCACCGTCAACTACCAGGCGGTTCCGTTCGACCAGTTCAACAGCGTCCTCAGCACCCGCCTGAGCCGCAAGGACACGACGCTCGACCTGTACGACGTCGACATGCCCCGTACCGACGCGTACCAGGCGCGAGGCTGGCTCACCGACCTGTCGAAGGCGTTCCCGGACCTGGCGGGCAAGGTCGACAAGACCTCGCTGGACGCCGCGACCAGCGACGGAAAGCTCGTCGCGATGCCCTTCCAGACGTCGAGCCAGCTGCTCTACTACAACAAGTCACTGCTGAAGAAGGCCGGCATCCCCTTCCCGTCGGCGAAGCCCGCCGACCGGCCGACCTGGGAGGCCGTCACCGCCGACGCCAAGAAGGCCCAGCAGGCCGGCGCCAAGTACGGGCTGGTGTTCGACCAGGTCAACCGCTACTACCAGTTGCAGCCCCTGGCCGAGAGCCTGGGCGGCGGCTCGGGCGCCGGCGGCGACAAGAACCTGACGCCCGAGCTGGAGACGGCGGGCTGGGAGAAGTCGATGGACTGGTACAGCTCGCTGTTCAAGGACAAGATCTCCCCGCGCGGCGTACCGGTCGCCCAGACCCCCGACCTCTTCGCCTCGGGCCAGGTCGCGTTCTTCCCCGGCGGCCCCTGGTGGGGCCCCAAGTTCGCCGCCGAATCCAAGCTGGACTTCGGTGTGGCCGCGTACCCCTCCTTCAAGGGCGGCAAGGCGGTCACCCCCACCGGCGGCTGGTCCCTCGGGCTGAACCCCGCGAGCAAGAAGGCGGTCGCGTCCGAGATCTTCATGAAGTTCATGGGACTCGACAACGGCGGGTTCGCCCAGTACATGCCGAGCCTGGCGGTGCCGCCCTCCAACACGGCGGGTACGGCGAGCTTCTACGACGAGAAGATCTTCAAGGACCCCCGCATGGCGGGCGCCGTGGAACTGACCAAGTACGAGCTGGCCCACACCGCCACCCTGCGTGCCAGGACCACCGGCTACGTCGAGTTCGAGGACACGCTGTCCAAGACCTACGAGGACATCAGCAACGGCGCCTCCGTGAAGAGCGCGCTCTCGTCGGCCACCAGCACGATCAACCAGGCCTGGGCCAAGTACCGCTGA
- a CDS encoding carbohydrate ABC transporter permease: protein MTLTTHHPAGDGAKPPPLPRGTLQRRRLLGNLSAAAIFLTPALALIVVLRLIPVVQAVNDATHTSLPGSTLPPRYVGFDNFTALFSSHAFWSSVQQTLIFNVLVNPLQIVLALALAVLLTQNLPATGIWRTLIFLPAAVPMTGSAVVWGIALRPDGPVNAALASVGIHQQPFLTGQGQVLGSIILIASWIGVGYWMIFLIAGLNDIPTVYYEAAAIDGAGPLRRFWSVTLPLLRRPLLFVLVADTVSNFVLFAPMQILTDGGPQGKSNFLMYDIFHNSFELSDPHTAAAELLVLLVLMIVIVAVQFRLLRSAEES, encoded by the coding sequence ATGACACTCACGACACACCACCCGGCGGGCGACGGGGCGAAACCGCCCCCGCTCCCCAGGGGAACACTTCAGCGGCGCAGGTTGCTGGGCAACCTGAGCGCGGCGGCGATCTTCCTGACGCCCGCGCTCGCCCTCATCGTCGTGCTCCGGCTCATCCCGGTCGTCCAGGCCGTGAACGACGCCACGCACACGAGTCTGCCCGGCAGCACACTCCCGCCGCGCTACGTCGGGTTCGACAACTTCACCGCCCTGTTCTCGTCCCACGCCTTCTGGTCCTCCGTCCAGCAGACCCTGATCTTCAACGTCCTCGTCAACCCGTTGCAGATCGTGCTGGCCCTGGCCCTCGCGGTGCTCCTCACCCAGAACCTGCCGGCCACCGGCATCTGGCGCACCCTGATATTCCTGCCCGCCGCCGTCCCGATGACCGGCTCCGCGGTGGTGTGGGGGATCGCGCTGCGCCCGGACGGCCCCGTCAACGCGGCCCTCGCCTCCGTCGGCATCCACCAGCAGCCCTTCCTCACCGGCCAGGGACAGGTCCTCGGAAGCATCATCCTCATCGCCAGCTGGATCGGCGTCGGCTACTGGATGATCTTCCTCATCGCGGGACTCAACGACATCCCCACCGTGTACTACGAAGCGGCCGCGATCGACGGAGCGGGCCCCCTGCGCCGGTTCTGGTCGGTCACACTGCCCCTGCTCCGCAGGCCGCTCCTGTTCGTCCTGGTCGCCGACACCGTGTCGAACTTCGTGCTGTTCGCGCCGATGCAGATCCTGACCGACGGGGGACCGCAAGGAAAGTCGAACTTCCTGATGTACGACATCTTCCACAACAGCTTCGAGCTCTCCGACCCGCACACCGCGGCCGCCGAACTCCTCGTGCTGCTCGTCCTGATGATCGTCATCGTCGCGGTCCAGTTCCGGCTGCTGCGCAGCGCGGAGGAGAGCTGA
- a CDS encoding carbohydrate ABC transporter permease, which translates to MNRTPLPHPGAPAAHALTAPKRRRTGRVVLTVLAVVVALAFLVPVLWLIASTFRSSTETFANSSSMNWHMLWPAHWTLENLRSAVDNGFLRNLANSVIVAAVTVVLGIAISAMAAFALAVVDFPGRRIVFGLVVLSFLVPFEAIAIPLAHTFSDWGLTNNFPALVLPGLGNGLAIFTLRQFFLGIPPELAEAARVDGAGWPRIFLRIYLPLTRPALIGTGLVLFLFQWQAYLWPILVTTSDDKDVAPVAIAKTFAAFSSDYGRVFAETAVLAVIPAVILLGLQRYFVASVASTGSKN; encoded by the coding sequence ATGAACCGCACCCCGCTTCCGCACCCCGGCGCCCCTGCCGCCCACGCCCTGACCGCCCCGAAACGCAGGCGTACCGGCCGCGTCGTGCTGACCGTCCTCGCCGTCGTCGTGGCCCTGGCCTTCCTCGTACCGGTCCTCTGGCTCATCGCCAGCACGTTCCGCAGCTCCACCGAGACCTTCGCCAACAGCTCGTCCATGAACTGGCACATGCTGTGGCCCGCGCACTGGACGCTGGAGAACCTCCGCTCGGCCGTCGACAACGGCTTCCTGCGCAACCTCGCCAACAGTGTGATCGTCGCGGCCGTGACCGTCGTCCTCGGCATCGCGATCTCGGCGATGGCCGCGTTCGCGCTGGCGGTCGTCGACTTCCCCGGGCGCAGGATCGTCTTCGGCCTGGTCGTGCTGAGCTTCCTCGTCCCCTTCGAGGCCATCGCCATTCCCCTGGCGCACACCTTCAGCGACTGGGGACTGACGAACAACTTCCCCGCCCTGGTCCTGCCCGGGCTCGGGAACGGACTGGCGATCTTCACACTCCGTCAGTTCTTCCTGGGCATCCCGCCGGAACTGGCCGAGGCGGCCCGCGTGGACGGGGCCGGCTGGCCCCGCATCTTCCTGCGGATCTACCTTCCGCTGACCCGCCCCGCGCTCATCGGCACCGGCCTCGTCCTGTTCCTCTTCCAATGGCAGGCGTACCTGTGGCCCATCCTCGTCACCACCAGCGACGACAAGGACGTGGCACCCGTCGCCATCGCCAAGACGTTCGCCGCGTTCAGCAGTGACTACGGCCGCGTCTTCGCCGAGACGGCCGTGCTGGCCGTCATCCCGGCGGTGATCCTGCTCGGTCTCCAGCGCTACTTCGTCGCGTCCGTCGCCAGCACCGGGAGCAAGAATTGA
- a CDS encoding ribokinase, with translation MNRVAVVGSANLDLVARTPRRPDPGETVLGTTYERHPGGKGLNQAAAAATVTATSFVGRRGSDEAGRVLEAELVRRGVDVSRFLPLEGASGHALITVTPDGENSIVVLPEANSLVRPRDVTDALDALAPQVVLTQQEIPLAATLATARWALTHGARLMLNASPSAPLPGDVLAAADPLVVNLTEAHFLTSADTPSDAAKVLSRQCVSVVITLGSDGSLVVENGRTTHLPAPRLTAVDTTGAGDMFAGVMAAHLALGTGLVEAARQATQAAAQAIQTPRSSR, from the coding sequence TTGAACCGCGTAGCCGTGGTCGGATCCGCCAATCTCGACCTGGTCGCCCGTACGCCCCGCCGCCCCGACCCGGGCGAGACCGTGTTGGGCACCACCTATGAGCGCCACCCGGGCGGGAAGGGCCTCAACCAGGCGGCCGCCGCGGCGACCGTCACGGCGACCTCGTTCGTCGGCCGCCGCGGTTCCGACGAGGCCGGCCGCGTCCTGGAGGCGGAGCTGGTACGGCGCGGAGTCGACGTCTCCCGCTTCCTCCCCCTGGAGGGGGCCAGCGGGCACGCCCTGATCACCGTGACGCCCGACGGCGAGAACAGCATCGTCGTGCTCCCCGAGGCCAACAGCCTGGTGCGGCCGCGGGACGTCACCGACGCCCTCGACGCGCTCGCACCGCAGGTCGTCCTCACCCAGCAGGAGATCCCGCTCGCGGCCACCCTGGCCACGGCACGGTGGGCGCTCACGCACGGGGCGCGGCTGATGCTCAACGCCAGCCCCAGTGCCCCTCTGCCCGGCGACGTCCTTGCCGCCGCGGATCCCCTCGTGGTAAATCTCACGGAAGCACACTTCCTGACCTCCGCCGACACACCGTCGGACGCCGCGAAGGTCCTTTCCCGGCAGTGTGTTTCGGTGGTCATCACCCTCGGTTCCGACGGATCCCTCGTCGTGGAGAACGGTCGGACGACCCACCTTCCCGCACCCCGGCTCACCGCGGTCGACACCACGGGAGCGGGCGACATGTTCGCCGGGGTCATGGCGGCCCATCTCGCCCTCGGAACCGGCCTCGTCGAAGCGGCACGACAGGCAACCCAGGCAGCAGCCCAGGCCATTCAGACACCAAGGTCCAGCCGATAG
- a CDS encoding choice-of-anchor Q domain-containing protein, translating into MHVRVDAPRRIRHLRHTTAGLVVAVLATFSVALPAHADTAPVPGKARPAPSLAAAVPPPTTGARLQTSGNPTPVGTGKVYYLDAQSGNDGAAGTTTATAWKTLNRITTATLSPGDVVALRRGQTFTGTGTVNGSGTTAAPITVTAFGSGAAPTLTNPAGWNMLQLAGSHIGVTQLRFADGVVFDNADGKGITGPKYKLSGAIAVTDPAASAHIHDNEFTQVGVGVKTYGTGTLIDHNSFHDLKIAFRGMDSGSETSYGAVGVSINNSGAQVSYNQFVNCRSTDSPYGADGGALEIEGFDHDKNNITIDHNYSSGSQGFLEVTETNSSNVKLLYNISDDYQQFVAFDTTTHPSGYQADHNTVVRARGDNQTQFAIYFYREEGPPAADAWLSITNNIFYLTSGVVLYDYNWPHHHNLVYGALGYSPGVGDIAADPQFTNTAGGDFRPGPTSPAKDNGTTATATTDIYGNNSTVGLGTDIGAVEAQTAPAAGANAVSDSGFEQQTAITATSTPWLAEGALATGVDVAQGKAHSGSDNAWITSAGQTDWGGVKQIVNVTAGATYRLTVWVRNSGNIDHGWLGAKTTTGTVVNEISYGSSPAWTRYVLTVKPGTATQLSLYAGYYGPSGVSTWQTIDDITLQRIS; encoded by the coding sequence GTGCACGTCAGAGTCGACGCCCCACGCCGTATCCGGCATCTGCGACACACCACGGCAGGTCTCGTGGTCGCCGTTCTCGCCACCTTCTCCGTGGCGCTCCCCGCCCACGCCGACACCGCCCCCGTACCCGGGAAGGCCAGGCCGGCGCCGTCCCTGGCGGCGGCCGTACCGCCCCCGACCACCGGCGCCCGGCTCCAGACCTCGGGCAATCCCACTCCGGTGGGCACCGGGAAGGTCTACTACCTGGACGCGCAGTCCGGGAACGACGGCGCGGCGGGCACCACCACCGCGACCGCGTGGAAGACACTGAACCGCATCACCACCGCGACCCTGTCACCCGGTGACGTGGTCGCCCTGCGCCGGGGCCAGACCTTCACCGGCACCGGCACCGTGAACGGCTCCGGTACCACCGCGGCCCCCATCACCGTCACCGCGTTCGGCAGCGGGGCCGCGCCGACGCTGACGAACCCGGCGGGCTGGAACATGCTCCAGCTGGCGGGCAGTCACATCGGCGTCACCCAGCTGCGGTTCGCCGATGGCGTGGTCTTCGACAACGCCGACGGCAAGGGCATCACCGGCCCCAAGTACAAGCTCAGCGGCGCGATAGCGGTCACCGATCCCGCCGCCTCGGCGCACATCCACGACAACGAGTTCACCCAGGTCGGTGTGGGGGTCAAGACCTACGGCACCGGCACACTGATCGACCACAACTCGTTCCACGACCTGAAGATCGCCTTCAGGGGCATGGACTCGGGGTCCGAGACCTCCTACGGAGCCGTCGGCGTCTCGATCAACAACAGCGGCGCCCAGGTCAGTTACAACCAGTTCGTCAACTGCCGCTCCACCGACAGCCCGTACGGGGCGGACGGCGGCGCCCTGGAGATCGAGGGCTTCGACCACGACAAGAACAACATCACGATCGACCACAACTACTCCTCGGGATCGCAGGGCTTCCTGGAGGTGACCGAGACCAACAGCTCCAACGTCAAGCTGCTCTACAACATCAGCGACGACTACCAGCAGTTCGTGGCCTTCGACACCACCACCCACCCCTCCGGGTACCAGGCCGACCACAACACGGTCGTACGCGCCCGGGGCGACAACCAGACGCAGTTCGCGATCTACTTCTACCGGGAGGAAGGCCCGCCGGCGGCCGACGCCTGGCTCTCGATCACCAACAACATCTTCTACCTGACGTCAGGTGTCGTCCTCTACGACTACAACTGGCCCCACCACCACAACCTCGTGTACGGCGCGCTCGGCTACTCCCCGGGCGTCGGCGACATCGCGGCCGACCCCCAGTTCACCAACACCGCGGGCGGCGACTTCCGGCCCGGTCCGACCAGCCCGGCCAAGGACAACGGCACCACGGCGACGGCCACCACCGACATCTACGGCAACAACAGCACGGTGGGCCTCGGCACCGACATCGGCGCGGTCGAGGCGCAGACCGCGCCGGCCGCGGGCGCGAACGCGGTGTCCGACAGCGGCTTCGAGCAGCAGACGGCCATCACGGCGACCAGCACCCCCTGGCTGGCCGAGGGCGCTCTCGCGACCGGCGTCGACGTCGCCCAGGGCAAGGCGCACAGCGGCTCCGACAACGCCTGGATCACCTCGGCCGGCCAGACCGACTGGGGCGGGGTCAAGCAGATCGTGAACGTCACCGCCGGCGCCACGTACCGGCTGACGGTCTGGGTGAGGAACTCCGGGAACATCGACCACGGCTGGCTCGGCGCCAAGACGACCACGGGCACCGTGGTCAACGAGATCAGCTACGGGAGCAGCCCGGCCTGGACCCGCTACGTCCTCACCGTGAAGCCCGGGACGGCGACCCAGCTGTCGCTGTACGCCGGGTACTACGGCCCGTCCGGCGTGAGCACGTGGCAGACGATCGACGACATCACCCTGCAAAGGATCAGTTGA
- a CDS encoding alpha/beta fold hydrolase produces the protein MLRNRRFHVTVLGAAVGVVLASGLPTLASAAPGHRPAPKPTVVLVHGAWSDSASWSGVVKRLQAKGYPVTAVPTPLRGLSDDSAYLASYLKTVQGPVILVGQSYGGSVITDAATGNTNVKALVYISAFAPDKGESAADLAAKFPGSHITDDPDAPLPTALNAVPLTLADGTAGGVDLYVKPGQYRDLFFGDHLGAARAAELAATQRPITLQALGEASGTPAWRTIPSWYLVSKDDHLIPPAAERFMAARAHSHTVEARTPHAAQVTDPGVVTDLIESAADGTR, from the coding sequence GTGCTTCGCAACCGTAGATTCCATGTCACCGTTCTCGGCGCGGCGGTGGGGGTGGTCCTCGCCTCGGGCCTCCCCACCCTCGCGTCGGCCGCGCCCGGCCACCGCCCGGCCCCGAAGCCGACCGTGGTCCTCGTCCACGGCGCGTGGTCGGACTCCGCGAGCTGGAGCGGCGTGGTCAAGCGCCTCCAGGCCAAGGGCTACCCGGTCACCGCCGTGCCCACGCCGCTGCGCGGTCTCTCCGACGACTCCGCGTACCTGGCCTCGTACCTCAAGACCGTCCAGGGCCCGGTCATCCTGGTCGGCCAGTCCTACGGCGGGTCCGTCATCACCGACGCCGCCACCGGCAACACCAACGTGAAGGCCCTCGTCTACATCTCCGCCTTCGCCCCCGACAAGGGCGAGAGCGCCGCGGACCTGGCGGCGAAGTTCCCGGGCTCCCACATCACCGACGACCCCGACGCCCCGCTCCCCACCGCGCTCAACGCGGTGCCCCTCACCCTCGCCGACGGCACCGCCGGCGGGGTCGACCTCTACGTCAAGCCCGGCCAGTACCGCGACCTCTTCTTCGGCGACCACCTCGGTGCCGCGCGCGCGGCCGAACTCGCCGCCACCCAGCGCCCGATCACCCTCCAGGCCCTGGGCGAGGCCTCGGGTACCCCCGCCTGGAGGACCATCCCCTCCTGGTACCTCGTCTCGAAGGACGACCACCTCATCCCGCCGGCCGCCGAACGCTTCATGGCCGCCCGCGCCCACTCCCACACCGTGGAGGCCAGGACCCCGCACGCCGCCCAGGTCACCGACCCGGGTGTGGTCACCGACCTCATCGAGAGCGCGGCCGACGGCACCCGCTGA
- a CDS encoding winged helix-turn-helix transcriptional regulator, which yields MPVIRIDPTTLPGRPCSLASALELVGDRWSLLAVREVSFGNHRFSQIARNTGAPRDRLSARLKALVEGGILERRADPEGSRYEGYHLTRAGEELGPAVLMLMSWGAKWTVDSPPMGQTHHDHPLALTATCATCGHLDSADEVTHEMLVPHWNLAGPEKAAGAGKPGEPGEPGK from the coding sequence ATGCCCGTGATACGCATCGACCCGACCACGCTCCCCGGCCGCCCGTGCAGCCTCGCCTCCGCGCTCGAACTCGTCGGTGACCGCTGGTCGTTGCTCGCCGTGCGCGAGGTCTCGTTCGGCAACCACCGGTTCAGCCAGATCGCACGGAACACCGGAGCGCCGCGCGACCGCCTCTCGGCGCGCCTGAAAGCCCTGGTGGAGGGAGGCATCCTGGAACGCAGGGCCGACCCCGAGGGCTCGCGGTACGAGGGCTACCACCTCACGCGGGCCGGCGAGGAACTCGGCCCGGCGGTCCTGATGCTGATGTCCTGGGGCGCCAAGTGGACGGTGGACTCACCGCCGATGGGGCAGACGCATCACGACCATCCGCTGGCCCTCACGGCGACCTGCGCGACCTGCGGCCATCTGGACAGCGCCGACGAGGTCACCCACGAGATGCTCGTCCCCCACTGGAATCTCGCGGGACCGGAGAAGGCCGCTGGAGCGGGGAAACCGGGAGAACCGGGAGAACCGGGCAAGTAG